A single genomic interval of Bradyrhizobium japonicum USDA 6 harbors:
- the scpA gene encoding methylmalonyl-CoA mutase has product MTRIPNFADVAFERAATAAPTGSAEPWLTPEGILVKPAYGEADLAGLDFLETYPGIAPYLRGPYPTMYVNQPWTVRQYAGFSTAEDSNAFYRRNLAAGQKGLSVAFDLATHRGYDSDHPRVGGDVGMAGVAIDSIYDMRTLFAGIPLDQMSVSMTMNGAVLPILALYVAAAGEQGVAPEKLSGTIQNDILKEFMVRNTYIYPPAPSMRIISDIFAYTSTKMPKYNSISISGYHMQEAGATQDLELAYTLADGVEYLRAGLAAGLDVDRFAPRLSFFWAIGMNFFMEVAKMRAARLLWAKLLKPFNPKDPRSLSLRTHCQTSGWSLTAQDVFNNVMRTTVEAMAATQGHTQSLHTNALDEALALPTDFSARIARNTQLFLQQESGTTRIIDPWGGSYYVERLTRDLAAKAWSHIQEVEELGGMAKAIEAGVPKLRIEEASAKTQARIDAGKQAVIGVNKYKPTDEAPIDILKVDNTNVRRLQIDKLTRLKSERNQTDVDAALAALTRSAGEGNGNLLALAIDAARAKATVGEISDAMEKVFGRHRAEIKSITGVYKREASSMGNKVEKVQALIDAFEEAEGRRPRILVAKIGQDGHDRGQKVIASAFADIGFDVDIGPLFATADEAARQAVENDVHILGVSSLAAAHLTAVPELKAALKKQGRDDIMIIIGGVVPPQDYDALYAAGAEAIFPPGTVIAEAAEELIRKLNARLGHSEAAE; this is encoded by the coding sequence ATGACCCGCATTCCCAATTTCGCCGATGTCGCCTTCGAGCGCGCCGCCACTGCCGCCCCGACCGGCAGCGCCGAGCCGTGGCTGACGCCCGAGGGCATTCTGGTGAAGCCCGCCTATGGCGAGGCCGATCTCGCCGGGCTCGATTTCCTCGAGACCTATCCGGGCATCGCGCCGTACCTGCGCGGTCCCTACCCGACCATGTATGTCAACCAGCCCTGGACCGTCCGGCAATATGCCGGCTTCTCCACGGCGGAGGATTCCAACGCGTTCTACCGCCGCAACCTGGCGGCCGGACAGAAGGGTCTCTCGGTCGCCTTCGACCTCGCCACCCATCGCGGCTATGACTCTGATCATCCGCGCGTCGGCGGCGACGTCGGCATGGCCGGCGTTGCGATCGATTCCATCTACGACATGCGCACGCTGTTCGCAGGCATTCCGCTCGACCAGATGAGCGTGTCGATGACCATGAACGGCGCGGTGCTGCCGATCCTCGCGCTCTATGTCGCGGCCGCGGGCGAACAGGGCGTGGCACCGGAAAAGCTCTCGGGCACCATTCAGAACGACATCCTGAAAGAGTTCATGGTGCGCAACACCTACATCTATCCGCCCGCGCCCTCGATGCGGATCATCTCCGACATCTTCGCCTACACCTCCACGAAGATGCCGAAATACAATTCGATCTCGATCTCCGGCTATCACATGCAGGAGGCCGGGGCGACGCAGGACCTCGAGCTCGCCTACACGCTCGCCGACGGCGTCGAATATCTGCGTGCCGGTCTTGCCGCGGGCCTGGATGTCGACCGCTTCGCGCCGCGCCTGTCGTTCTTCTGGGCGATCGGCATGAACTTCTTCATGGAAGTCGCCAAGATGCGCGCCGCGCGCCTGCTCTGGGCGAAGCTGCTGAAGCCGTTCAACCCGAAAGACCCACGCTCGCTCTCGCTGCGCACGCATTGCCAGACCTCGGGCTGGTCCCTGACCGCGCAGGACGTCTTCAACAACGTGATGCGCACGACGGTGGAGGCGATGGCGGCCACCCAAGGCCACACCCAGTCGCTGCACACCAACGCGCTCGACGAGGCCTTGGCGTTGCCGACCGACTTCTCGGCCCGCATCGCCCGCAACACCCAGCTCTTCCTGCAGCAGGAGAGCGGCACCACCCGCATCATCGATCCCTGGGGCGGCTCGTACTATGTCGAGCGGCTCACGCGCGACCTCGCGGCCAAGGCGTGGAGCCATATCCAGGAGGTCGAGGAGCTTGGCGGCATGGCCAAGGCGATCGAGGCCGGCGTGCCAAAACTGCGCATCGAGGAGGCCTCGGCCAAGACGCAAGCCCGGATCGATGCCGGCAAGCAGGCGGTGATCGGCGTCAACAAGTACAAGCCGACGGATGAGGCTCCCATCGACATTCTCAAGGTCGACAACACCAATGTCCGCCGCCTCCAGATCGACAAACTGACGCGGCTTAAATCCGAGCGCAACCAGACCGACGTCGACGCGGCGCTTGCCGCGCTGACGCGCTCGGCCGGCGAAGGCAACGGCAATCTGCTCGCGCTCGCGATCGACGCGGCACGGGCGAAAGCCACCGTCGGCGAAATCTCGGACGCGATGGAAAAGGTGTTCGGCCGGCATCGTGCCGAGATCAAGTCCATCACCGGCGTCTACAAGCGGGAGGCGTCCAGCATGGGCAACAAGGTCGAGAAGGTTCAGGCGCTGATCGACGCCTTCGAGGAGGCGGAAGGCCGCCGGCCGCGCATCCTGGTCGCCAAGATCGGCCAGGACGGCCACGACCGCGGCCAGAAGGTGATTGCCTCGGCCTTCGCCGACATCGGCTTCGACGTCGACATCGGGCCGCTGTTTGCAACTGCCGACGAAGCGGCGCGGCAGGCGGTCGAGAACGACGTCCACATTCTCGGCGTCTCCTCGCTCGCCGCCGCCCATCTCACCGCAGTGCCTGAACTCAAGGCCGCGCTGAAGAAACAGGGCCGCGACGACATCATGATCATCATCGGCGGCGTGGTGCCACCGCAGGATTACGACGCGCTCTATGCGGCCGGTGCCGAAGCCATCTTCCCGCCGGGCACGGTGATCGCGGAAGCCGCCGAGGAACTGATCCGCAAGCTGAATGCCCGGCTCGGGCATAGCGAGGCGGCCGAGTAG
- a CDS encoding HepT-like ribonuclease domain-containing protein has product MPPTVEDRLRDILEAIADIESVVKGFTFDQFVSEKTARLAIERLLEIICEASRFIPDEIKRTEPAIDWRKMIDFGNLLRHAYHMTKAEIVWDIIQIHLPPLRSCAERHIRMSGR; this is encoded by the coding sequence ATGCCGCCGACCGTGGAAGACCGGCTGCGAGATATTCTGGAAGCTATCGCTGACATCGAGAGTGTCGTGAAGGGCTTCACATTCGATCAATTCGTCTCTGAAAAAACCGCCCGGCTGGCAATCGAACGACTTCTCGAGATCATCTGCGAGGCATCAAGATTCATCCCGGATGAGATAAAACGAACCGAGCCGGCAATCGATTGGCGCAAGATGATCGACTTCGGAAATCTACTGCGTCATGCCTACCACATGACGAAGGCCGAGATCGTTTGGGACATCATTCAAATCCACCTTCCACCTTTGAGATCTTGCGCTGAAAGACACATTCGCATGTCGGGCCGCTAG
- a CDS encoding TIGR03808 family TAT-translocated repetitive protein, translating into MDLNRRHLIGASTAGIAGALAMPADAARAAPLTSLLGRDATQYGVRPGSSEDQTRVLQRAIDDAARAQMPLALPPGVYRSGLLRLPNGSQLIGVRGATKLIFTGGASAIQSDGSDSIGLTGISFDGGNILLPSRRGLIHVLGGRDVRITDCEITASGGSGIWLEQVSGDISGNIFTNIAVTAVVSFDARGLSVSRNTIIGTNDNGIEILRTAIGDDGTLVTDNRIEDIKAGPGGSGQYGNAINAFRAGNVIVRGNRIRNCDYSAVRGNSASNIHISGNSVSDVREVALYSEFAFEAAIIANNTVDGAAVGVSVCNFNEGGRIAVVQGNIIRNLIPKRPIGTAPDDDAGVGIYIEADSSVTGNVIENAPSYGIVAGWGKYLRDVAITGNVIRKALAGVGVSVVSGAGTALVNNNMISETPRGAVVGLDHAHAVTSDLSADGAQRFAQLVVGGNALRR; encoded by the coding sequence ATGGACCTCAATCGTCGCCATCTCATCGGAGCTTCGACCGCAGGCATCGCGGGCGCGCTCGCTATGCCGGCCGATGCCGCGCGCGCGGCGCCGCTGACATCCCTGCTCGGCCGCGATGCCACGCAATACGGCGTGCGGCCCGGCAGCAGCGAGGACCAGACCCGCGTGCTCCAGCGCGCCATCGACGACGCTGCGCGGGCGCAGATGCCGCTGGCGCTGCCGCCCGGCGTGTATCGCAGCGGATTGCTGCGGCTGCCGAACGGTTCGCAATTGATCGGCGTGCGTGGCGCGACGAAACTCATTTTTACCGGCGGGGCCTCGGCGATCCAGAGCGACGGCTCGGACTCGATCGGCCTCACCGGCATCAGCTTCGACGGCGGCAATATTCTGCTGCCGAGCCGGCGCGGACTGATCCACGTCCTCGGCGGGCGTGACGTCCGCATCACCGATTGCGAGATCACCGCCTCCGGCGGCAGCGGCATCTGGCTCGAGCAGGTGTCCGGCGACATCTCCGGCAACATCTTCACCAACATCGCGGTGACGGCGGTCGTCTCGTTCGACGCCAGGGGCCTCAGCGTCTCGCGCAACACCATCATCGGCACCAACGACAACGGCATCGAGATCCTGCGCACCGCAATCGGCGATGACGGCACGCTGGTCACTGATAACCGCATCGAGGACATCAAGGCCGGCCCCGGCGGCTCGGGCCAGTACGGCAACGCCATCAACGCGTTTCGCGCCGGCAACGTGATCGTGCGCGGCAACCGCATCAGGAACTGCGATTACTCGGCGGTGCGCGGCAATTCGGCCTCGAACATCCACATATCAGGCAACAGCGTCAGCGACGTGCGCGAGGTCGCGCTCTATTCGGAGTTCGCGTTCGAGGCCGCGATTATCGCCAACAACACGGTCGATGGTGCCGCCGTCGGCGTCTCCGTCTGCAATTTCAACGAAGGCGGCCGCATCGCGGTGGTCCAGGGCAACATCATCCGCAATCTGATCCCGAAGCGGCCGATCGGCACCGCCCCGGACGACGATGCCGGCGTGGGCATCTACATCGAGGCTGACAGCTCCGTGACCGGCAATGTGATCGAGAACGCGCCGTCCTACGGCATCGTCGCCGGTTGGGGCAAATATCTGCGCGACGTCGCGATCACGGGCAACGTGATCCGCAAGGCGCTGGCCGGCGTCGGCGTCTCCGTGGTGTCCGGCGCAGGCACCGCGCTCGTCAACAACAACATGATCTCGGAAACCCCGCGCGGCGCCGTGGTCGGGCTCGATCATGCCCATGCGGTGACGTCGGATCTGTCGGCCGACGGCGCGCAGCGCTTCGCGCAGCTGGTGGTCGGCGGCAATGCCCTGCGGCGGTAG
- a CDS encoding RsiV family protein: MTGLSVALALGATCVFSALAADPKPDAVVKTKSIDARIFLDDRIKADAALAADCLTEGRKWLDKNAAEAAAARKEDPQFFKDGGWDFERKYAIRSVVGDRYVSVLRNDYMDTHGAPPNSDVNTILWDKSESKRISIRPFFTETADNGATMKAMVKAVIASLRAEKKKRDTSETATDEWFKSVEPSLLKIGAVTLAPSTEAGKSSGLTFHYPPYAVGPYAEGEYVAFVPWETLKTYLTAEGMRIFGGARPKGDAEEPQ, from the coding sequence ATGACCGGTTTGAGCGTCGCCTTGGCGCTTGGCGCAACGTGCGTGTTCTCCGCCCTCGCCGCCGATCCAAAACCCGACGCCGTCGTCAAGACTAAGAGCATCGACGCGCGCATCTTCCTCGACGACAGGATCAAGGCTGATGCGGCGCTCGCGGCGGATTGCCTCACTGAGGGCAGGAAGTGGCTCGACAAGAACGCGGCCGAGGCCGCCGCCGCGCGCAAGGAAGATCCGCAGTTCTTCAAGGATGGCGGCTGGGATTTCGAACGCAAATATGCGATCCGCTCCGTGGTCGGCGATCGCTATGTCAGCGTCTTGCGCAACGACTACATGGACACCCATGGCGCCCCTCCCAACTCGGACGTGAACACGATCCTGTGGGACAAGAGCGAGAGCAAGCGCATCTCGATCCGCCCGTTCTTCACCGAAACCGCCGACAACGGGGCGACCATGAAGGCGATGGTGAAAGCCGTGATCGCTTCGCTGAGAGCCGAGAAGAAGAAGCGCGACACCAGCGAGACCGCGACCGACGAGTGGTTCAAGAGCGTCGAGCCGAGCCTGCTCAAGATCGGCGCGGTGACGCTCGCGCCGTCAACCGAAGCGGGCAAGAGTTCCGGGCTCACCTTCCACTATCCGCCTTACGCGGTCGGCCCCTACGCCGAGGGCGAATATGTCGCCTTCGTGCCGTGGGAAACGCTCAAGACCTATCTCACGGCGGAAGGTATGCGCATCTTCGGCGGCGCGCGGCCGAAGGGCGACGCTGAGGAGCCGCAGTGA
- a CDS encoding pyroglutamyl-peptidase I: MSEKLRILLTGFGPFPGAPHNPTQPLVARLAQLRRPALDDVALASHIFPVTYAAVDRQLPDVLAKQKPDALLMFGLAARTPYLRIETRARNAVTMLWPDAANTRSSKRGIAGQADAMTFGPHTARLLRAARLTGIDARASRDAGAYLCNYLSWRAIENVRAGGPRLAAFIHIPLLARSGAVRRKGAARITLEELVDAGEAMLMEMVGLARKRRNIPAS, translated from the coding sequence ATGAGCGAAAAGCTCCGCATTCTCCTCACCGGCTTCGGACCGTTTCCCGGCGCGCCCCATAACCCGACCCAGCCGCTGGTCGCGCGGCTGGCGCAATTGCGCCGTCCGGCGCTCGACGACGTCGCGCTCGCGAGCCACATCTTCCCGGTCACCTATGCCGCGGTCGACCGGCAATTGCCGGATGTGCTCGCGAAGCAGAAGCCGGATGCGCTGCTGATGTTCGGCCTCGCCGCGCGCACACCGTACCTGCGCATCGAGACCCGCGCGCGCAATGCCGTCACCATGCTCTGGCCCGATGCCGCCAACACCCGCTCCAGCAAGCGCGGCATCGCCGGCCAAGCGGACGCGATGACGTTCGGTCCGCACACGGCAAGGCTGCTGCGCGCCGCGCGCCTCACCGGCATCGACGCGCGCGCCTCGCGCGATGCCGGCGCCTATCTCTGCAATTATCTCAGCTGGCGAGCGATCGAGAATGTGAGGGCGGGCGGACCGCGGCTTGCGGCGTTCATCCACATTCCCCTGCTCGCGCGCAGCGGCGCGGTGCGCCGCAAGGGCGCAGCCCGGATCACGCTGGAGGAGCTGGTGGACGCGGGGGAAGCGATGCTGATGGAGATGGTGGGGTTGGCAAGAAAGAGGCGGAACATACCGGCTTCGTAG
- a CDS encoding nucleotidyltransferase family protein: MTDVADIPLQTLVRKLRELAPALRAAGVIRLYLFGSRARGDARPDSDLDVLVETTSREETPRFDYFRALHLIEDHVGLRAQISIRDLLKPRMAERIADDLVEVF, translated from the coding sequence ATGACCGACGTCGCAGACATTCCGCTCCAGACGCTTGTCAGGAAGCTCCGAGAGCTTGCTCCCGCCCTGAGGGCTGCAGGTGTCATCCGGCTTTACCTGTTCGGGTCGCGCGCGCGCGGCGACGCTCGGCCAGACAGCGACCTCGACGTGCTGGTCGAGACAACCTCGCGCGAGGAAACGCCGCGGTTCGACTACTTTAGAGCCTTGCATTTGATCGAGGACCATGTCGGCCTACGAGCGCAGATATCGATACGGGACCTGCTGAAGCCGCGCATGGCCGAGCGTATCGCGGATGATCTGGTCGAGGTCTTCTGA
- a CDS encoding tripartite tricarboxylate transporter permease, whose amino-acid sequence MLKTLIEAFALISTWEVIIAMFAASVYGLVIGSLPGLSATMATALLVPVTFYLSPIAAIATIVAASSMAIFSGDIPGALLRIPGTPASAAYADEAYAMTRKGQAELALGAGVWFSAVGGIAGVLSLMILAPPLAEIALSFSTFEYFWLALLGLMCATLVARSSPVKAIAGMFLGLLVSCIGIENPGGVPRFTFGITDLFGGIEPIPALVGVFAVAQVMRAMLTPEPPPLPRRKFGSIMAGQWKLTKKYHWQMTRGNIIGIIIGVLPGAGADMAAWVSYAMSKRFSREPEKFGTGHVEGLVEAGASNNASIASGWVPSLLFGIPGDTIAAIAIGVLYMKGLNPGPTLFTEKASSMYAIYLMFIIANILMIPLGIAMIRIAAYILLAPRSAIMPIIMLCCAVGSFAIGNNMFGVVTVAAFGVIGYVMEANGYPVAAMVLGIVMGTMVEQAFVTSLIKSDGSILPFFERPVAAILAAMAIGALLWPVMVWVWRKLKPVQTAAARSR is encoded by the coding sequence ATGCTCAAGACCCTCATTGAAGCGTTCGCGCTGATCTCCACCTGGGAGGTCATCATCGCGATGTTCGCAGCCTCCGTGTACGGGCTCGTCATCGGCTCGCTGCCGGGCCTGTCGGCGACGATGGCGACCGCCCTGCTCGTTCCCGTCACCTTCTACCTCTCGCCGATCGCGGCGATCGCGACCATCGTCGCGGCCTCCTCGATGGCGATCTTCTCGGGCGACATCCCCGGCGCACTGCTGCGCATTCCCGGCACCCCCGCTTCGGCAGCCTATGCCGACGAGGCCTACGCCATGACGCGCAAGGGCCAGGCCGAGCTGGCGCTGGGGGCCGGCGTCTGGTTCTCCGCCGTCGGCGGTATCGCCGGCGTGCTGTCGCTGATGATCCTGGCTCCGCCGCTCGCCGAGATCGCGCTGTCGTTCTCGACCTTCGAATATTTCTGGCTGGCGCTGCTCGGCCTGATGTGCGCCACTTTGGTCGCGCGCTCCTCGCCGGTGAAGGCGATCGCGGGCATGTTCCTCGGCCTGCTGGTGTCCTGCATCGGAATCGAGAATCCCGGCGGCGTACCGCGCTTCACCTTCGGCATCACCGATTTGTTCGGTGGCATCGAGCCGATCCCGGCGCTGGTCGGCGTGTTCGCGGTGGCGCAGGTGATGCGCGCGATGCTGACGCCCGAACCGCCGCCGCTGCCGCGACGAAAATTCGGGAGCATCATGGCCGGCCAGTGGAAGCTGACCAAGAAGTATCACTGGCAGATGACGCGTGGAAACATCATCGGCATCATCATCGGCGTGCTGCCGGGCGCCGGCGCCGACATGGCCGCCTGGGTCTCCTATGCGATGTCCAAACGCTTCTCCAGGGAGCCGGAGAAATTCGGCACCGGCCATGTCGAGGGCCTGGTCGAGGCCGGCGCCAGCAACAATGCCAGCATCGCCTCGGGCTGGGTACCCTCGCTGCTGTTCGGCATTCCCGGCGACACCATCGCGGCGATCGCGATCGGCGTGCTCTACATGAAGGGCCTCAATCCGGGCCCGACGCTGTTCACCGAGAAGGCGTCGAGCATGTATGCGATCTATCTGATGTTCATCATCGCGAACATCCTGATGATCCCGCTCGGCATCGCCATGATCCGGATCGCCGCCTACATCCTGCTGGCACCGCGCTCCGCCATCATGCCGATCATCATGCTGTGCTGCGCGGTCGGCTCGTTCGCGATCGGCAACAACATGTTCGGCGTCGTCACCGTCGCCGCCTTCGGCGTGATCGGCTATGTCATGGAGGCCAATGGCTATCCGGTGGCCGCGATGGTGCTCGGCATCGTCATGGGCACCATGGTCGAGCAGGCCTTCGTCACCTCGCTGATCAAGTCGGACGGCAGCATCCTGCCGTTCTTCGAGCGGCCTGTCGCGGCGATCCTCGCCGCCATGGCAATCGGCGCGCTGCTCTGGCCGGTGATGGTGTGGGTCTGGCGCAAGCTGAAGCCGGTGCAGACGGCAGCGGCAAGATCCCGGTGA
- a CDS encoding tripartite tricarboxylate transporter substrate binding protein, with protein sequence MSKITRRTFAASSAAIAASAAFGLTPARAQAYPARPVTVIVPWGAGGGTDATARIVAALLEKDLGQPFNVVNRTGGSGVVGHSAIATAQPDGYTIGMLTVEISMMHWQGLTELTPKSYTPLALMNEDPPGIQVSSSSPYKTVKELAEAIKAAPPGKFKASGTGQGGIWHLALVGWMQAMGLPANQVAWVPSNGAAPAMQDLAAGGLDLTTCSVPEARAIIEAGKAKSLAIMAPARNPIFKDVPTLKEAMGIDYATGAWRGIGAPKNLPPEIATKLTAALKKVYDSAEFKDFMSNRGFGTVWGDAGQFASFMDKGDAQMGEAMKAAGLSKA encoded by the coding sequence ATGTCCAAGATCACGCGCCGCACTTTTGCGGCCTCTTCCGCCGCGATTGCCGCATCCGCCGCATTCGGTCTCACACCCGCCCGCGCGCAGGCGTATCCGGCCCGGCCGGTCACCGTGATCGTGCCCTGGGGCGCCGGTGGCGGCACCGACGCGACTGCGCGCATTGTCGCAGCCCTGCTGGAAAAGGATCTCGGCCAGCCCTTCAACGTCGTCAATCGCACCGGCGGTTCAGGCGTGGTCGGCCATAGCGCGATCGCGACCGCGCAGCCGGACGGCTACACGATCGGGATGCTCACCGTCGAAATCTCGATGATGCACTGGCAGGGCCTCACCGAGCTGACGCCGAAGAGCTACACGCCGCTGGCGCTGATGAACGAGGACCCGCCCGGCATCCAGGTCTCCTCCTCCTCGCCCTACAAGACCGTCAAGGAGCTCGCCGAAGCCATCAAGGCGGCGCCTCCCGGCAAGTTCAAGGCGTCGGGCACCGGCCAGGGCGGCATCTGGCATCTCGCGCTGGTCGGCTGGATGCAGGCGATGGGCCTGCCCGCCAACCAGGTCGCCTGGGTGCCGTCGAATGGCGCCGCGCCCGCGATGCAGGATCTTGCCGCCGGCGGCCTCGACCTCACGACGTGCTCGGTGCCGGAGGCGCGCGCCATCATCGAGGCGGGCAAGGCGAAGAGCCTTGCCATCATGGCGCCGGCGCGCAACCCGATCTTCAAGGACGTGCCGACGCTGAAGGAGGCGATGGGAATCGACTACGCGACCGGCGCCTGGCGCGGCATCGGCGCACCGAAGAACCTGCCGCCGGAGATCGCAACGAAGCTCACCGCGGCGCTGAAGAAGGTCTACGACTCCGCCGAGTTCAAGGACTTCATGAGCAATCGCGGCTTCGGCACCGTTTGGGGCGATGCCGGCCAGTTCGCGAGCTTCATGGACAAGGGCGACGCCCAGATGGGCGAGGCGATGAAGGCCGCCGGCCTGAGCAAGGCGTGA
- a CDS encoding nucleotidyltransferase family protein yields MTRDEIVAAIRENADAIKGKGVSKLAILGLRANEDYRPDNDIDVLVEVEPETSFSLLNLIDVEQIIEDATGLQTQATVRHSISPRFVESIAGDILEVF; encoded by the coding sequence ATGACACGTGACGAGATCGTCGCTGCGATACGCGAGAACGCCGATGCCATCAAAGGCAAGGGCGTGTCAAAGCTTGCCATATTGGGTTTGCGCGCCAATGAGGATTACCGTCCGGACAATGACATCGACGTCCTTGTCGAGGTCGAACCGGAGACATCTTTCTCGCTGCTCAACCTGATCGATGTCGAGCAGATCATCGAGGATGCGACTGGCTTGCAGACGCAGGCGACCGTCCGGCACTCCATTTCGCCTCGCTTTGTGGAGAGCATTGCGGGCGACATTCTCGAAGTATTCTGA
- a CDS encoding tripartite tricarboxylate transporter TctB family protein: protein MRLPDSVTGSFLVVLGAAAAYGGWILPPVPGQPVGPNVFPLVIGIGLALCGLAIVFGIGHSFEEEEELVPLEDGQVAAAPPPPGKLYGLRALLPPALLLFYVAAADRLGFIITAAIMVYVTSTALGAKWKLALPLAALSPFGIHLIFGKLLRVPLPAGLLPTPW from the coding sequence ATGCGTCTTCCCGACTCCGTCACGGGATCGTTTCTCGTCGTGCTCGGCGCGGCGGCTGCCTATGGCGGCTGGATCCTGCCGCCGGTGCCGGGGCAGCCGGTCGGCCCCAACGTATTTCCGCTCGTGATCGGCATCGGGCTCGCGCTGTGCGGGCTCGCGATCGTGTTCGGCATCGGCCATTCCTTCGAGGAGGAGGAAGAGCTGGTCCCGCTCGAGGACGGCCAGGTGGCGGCTGCGCCGCCGCCGCCGGGCAAGCTCTACGGCCTGCGCGCCCTGCTGCCGCCGGCGCTGCTGCTGTTCTACGTCGCCGCCGCCGACCGACTCGGCTTCATCATCACCGCGGCGATCATGGTCTACGTCACCTCGACCGCGCTCGGGGCGAAGTGGAAGCTGGCGCTGCCGCTCGCGGCGCTGTCGCCGTTCGGCATCCACCTCATCTTCGGCAAGCTGCTGCGCGTGCCGCTCCCCGCCGGCCTGCTGCCGACGCCCTGGTGA
- the meaB gene encoding methylmalonyl Co-A mutase-associated GTPase MeaB, translating into MTGSKSIDIKTLARDLRSGSRAALARAITLVESRRGDHQALARELVQMLLPDTGKAVRVGITGSPGVGKSTTIDALGTYLIEQGNKVAVLAVDPSSARSGGSILGDKTRMARLSASDDAFIRPSPSSGTLGGVAAKTREAMLLCEAAGFDVVLVETVGIGQSETAVCDMTDFFLALMLPGGGDELQGIKKGLVELADMIAINKADGDNLKRANITAADYRGALHILAPRSEHWHPPVETYSALTGDGIAKIWQKILDHRKAMNASGDFAARRRDQQVKWMWSMLEQRMLARLRSEASVRTKVRKIEAEVAEGHLTPALAAEQILELLQ; encoded by the coding sequence ATGACCGGTAGCAAATCCATCGACATCAAGACCCTCGCCCGCGACTTGCGCTCCGGCAGTCGCGCAGCCCTCGCCCGGGCGATCACCCTGGTGGAGAGCCGGCGCGGCGACCACCAGGCGCTGGCGCGCGAGCTGGTGCAGATGCTGCTGCCCGACACCGGCAAGGCGGTTCGCGTCGGCATCACCGGCTCGCCCGGCGTCGGCAAATCCACCACCATCGACGCGCTCGGGACGTACCTGATCGAACAGGGCAACAAGGTCGCGGTGCTCGCGGTCGATCCATCCTCGGCGCGCAGCGGCGGCTCGATCCTTGGCGACAAGACACGGATGGCGCGGCTGTCGGCCTCCGACGACGCTTTCATCCGTCCCTCGCCATCGTCAGGCACGCTCGGCGGCGTCGCCGCCAAGACGCGCGAGGCCATGCTGTTGTGCGAAGCCGCCGGCTTCGACGTCGTGCTGGTCGAGACCGTCGGCATCGGCCAGTCCGAGACCGCAGTCTGCGACATGACCGATTTCTTCCTCGCGCTGATGCTGCCGGGTGGCGGCGACGAGCTGCAAGGCATCAAGAAGGGCCTGGTCGAGCTCGCCGACATGATCGCGATCAACAAGGCCGACGGCGACAACCTCAAGCGCGCCAACATCACCGCCGCCGACTATCGCGGCGCACTGCACATTTTGGCGCCGCGCTCCGAGCACTGGCATCCACCGGTCGAGACCTATTCGGCGCTGACCGGCGACGGCATCGCAAAAATTTGGCAAAAGATCCTCGATCACCGCAAGGCGATGAACGCATCCGGCGATTTCGCCGCGCGGCGGCGCGACCAACAGGTGAAGTGGATGTGGTCGATGCTGGAGCAGCGCATGCTGGCGCGGCTGCGCAGCGAGGCGTCGGTGCGGACCAAGGTCAGGAAGATCGAGGCCGAGGTGGCCGAAGGCCATCTCACGCCGGCACTCGCCGCGGAGCAGATCTTGGAGTTGCTGCAATGA